Proteins found in one Zea mays cultivar B73 chromosome 1, Zm-B73-REFERENCE-NAM-5.0, whole genome shotgun sequence genomic segment:
- the LOC100273485 gene encoding putative protein kinase superfamily protein, which produces MGCCGSSQRAGTHPEKKPPGALPPHRPSYSLNQHQAPAPPPPSAARAGARQVPPLKEFSLAELRAATAGFAAGNIVSESGEKAPNFVYRGRLDAGRRAIAVKKFTKMAWPDPKQFAEEAKGVGKLRHCRLANLIGYCCDGDERLLVAEFMPNDTLAKHLFHWENQTIEWAMRLRVAYYIAEALEYCSTEGRPLYHDLNAYRVLFDENGDPRLSCFGLMKNSRDGKSYSTNLAYTPPEYLRNGRVTSESVIFSFGTILLDLLSGKRIPPSRALDMIKGNNIQVLMDSHLEGNYSTDEATTLVDLASQCLQYEPRDRANTKKLVSVLEPLQIKSEVPSYEMLGIPKHEEEAPPPPQPQRPLSPMGEACSRTDLTAIHQILVNTHYRDDEGSNELSFQEWTQQMRDMLEARKRGDFAFRDKDFKAAIDCYTQFVDVGTMVSPTVYARRSLCHLMCDQPDAALRDAMQAQCVYPDWPTAFYMQAVALAKLNMQSDATDMLNEASQLEEKRQKNTKP; this is translated from the exons ATGGGCTGCTGCGGCTCCTCGCAGCGGGCGGggacgcacccggagaagaagccGCCGGGGGCGCTCCCCCCGCACCGTCCCTCCTACTCGCTCAACCAGCACCAGGCGCCGGCGCCGCCGCCTCCCTCCGCGGCTCGCGCCGGCGCCCGCCAGGTGCCGCCGCTCAAGGAGTTCTCGCTCGCGGAGCTGCGCGCCGCCACGGCCGGCTTCGCGGCGGGGAACATCGTGTCGGAGAGCGGCGAGAAGGCGCCCAATTTCGTGTACAGGGGCCGCCTCGACGCCGGCCGCCGCGCGATCGCCGTCAAGAAGTTCACCAAGATGGCGTGGCCCGATCCCAAGCAGTTCGCG GAGGAGGCCAAGGGCGTCGGGAAGCTGCGCCACTGCCGCCTGGCCAACCTCATCGGCTACTGCTGCGACGGGGACGAGCGGCTGCTCGTCGCCGAGTTCATGCCCAACGACACGCTCGCCAAGCACCTCTTCCACT GGGAAAACCAGACAATTGAATGGGCTATGCGTCTGAGAGTTGCATACTACATCGCTGAAGCACTGGAGTATTGCAGCACTGAGGGAAGGCCTTTGTACCACGACCTAAATGCATATAGGGTCCTCTTTGATGAG AATGGTGATCCTCGCCTTTCATGCTTTGGCCTGATGAAAAACAGTAGGGATGGGAAAAGCTATAGCACAAatcttgcatatacacctccagaATATTTAAGAAATG GAAGAGTAACATCAGAAAgtgtcatattcagctttggcactATACTGCTGGACCTCCTAAGTGGAAAGCGTATACCTCCTTCCCGT GCTCTTGATATGATAAAAGGCAACAATATCCAAGTACTGATGGATTCACATTTGGAGGGAAACTACTCAACAGATGAGGCAACCACATTGGTTGACCTGGCCTCCCAGTGCCTACAGTATGAGCCTAGGGATCGGGCCAACACTAAAAAGCTGGTTTCCGTACTCGAGCCCTTGCAAATAAAATCAGAG GTACCATCCTACGAGATGCTTGGCATTCCAAAACATGAGGAAGAAGCGCCTCCCCCTCCACAACCGCAGCGCCCTCTCTCTCCCATGGGTGAAGCCTGTTCTAGGACGGATCTGACAGCTATCCATCAAATTCTAGTGAACACGCATTACAGGGACGATGAAGGGAGCAACGAG CTATCGTTCCAGGAATGGACGCAGCAGATGAGGGACATGCTGGAAGCTAGGAAGCGTGGGGACTTCGCCTTTCGCGATAAAGATTTCAAGGCAGCCATAGATTGCTACACGCAG TTCGTTGACGTGGGGACGATGGTATCGCCAACGGTGTACGCGAGGCGGAGcctgtgccacctcatgtgtgaCCAGCCTGACGCCGCCCTCCGCGACGCAATGCAGGCGCAGTGCGTGTACCCGGACTGGCCAACCGCGTTCTACATGCAAGCTGTCGCGCTCGCGAAGCTGAACATGCAGAGCGATGCCACGGACATGTTGAACGAGGCATCGCAGCTCGAAGAGAAGCGGCAGAAGAACACAAAACCCTGA
- the LOC100191592 gene encoding basic endochitinase precursor encodes MWRRALAMVLFMAGAALLAGAAGAGAQQGVWSIITRPMFQSMLSHRGDSGCQGAFYTYDAFIEAASKFPGFGTTGDEQTRRRELAAFFGQTSHETTGGWATAPDGPFAWGYCRVKEQKQTDPPYYGRGPIQLTHKYNYRLAGQALNLNLVGDPDLVARDPVVAFKTAIWFWMTPQSPKPSCHAVMTGDWRPSATDRAAGRLPGYGLTTNIINGGLECGEDRSTDGAKAAKDRVGYYKRYCGMLGVGYGDNMACGSQKPYGG; translated from the exons ATGTGGAGGAGGGCTTTAGCGATGGTCCTGTTCATGGCTGGCGCCGCGCTGCTCGCCGGGGCTGCCGGCGCCGGCGCGCAGCAGGGCGTGTGGAGCATCATCACCCGGCCCATGTTCCAGAGCATGCTGAGCCACCGCGGCGACAGCGGGTGCCAGGGCGCCTTCTACACCTACGACGCCTTCATCGAGGCCGCCAGCAAGTTCCCCGGCTTCGGCACCACCGGCGACGAGCAGACGCGCAGGCGGGAGCTCGCCGCCTTCTTCGGCCAGACGTCCCACGAAACCACCG GTGGATGGGCGACTGCTCCGGATGGACCGTTTGCCTGGGGATACTGCCGGGTGAAGGAACAGAAACAGACGGACCCACCCTACTATGGACGAGGACCCATACAGCTAACTCA TAAGTACAACTACAGGCTCGCCGGGCAAGCGCTGAACCTGAACCTGGTGGGCGACCCGGACCTGGTGGCGAGAGACCCCGTGGTAGCCTTCAAGACGGCCATCTGGTTCTGGATGACGCCGCAGTCGCCCAAGCCCTCGTGCCACGCCGTGATGACCGGCGACTGGAGGCCCTCCGCCACCGACCGCGCCGCGGGGAGGCTCCCCGGATACGGCCTGACCACGAACATCATCAACGGTGGTCTAGAGTGCGGCGAGGACCGCTCCACCGACGGCGCCAAAGCCGCCAAGGACCGGGTCGGCTACTACAAGAGGTACTGCGGTATGCTCGGAGTGGGGTACGGGGACAACATGGCATGCGGGAGCCAGAAGCCTTACGGAGGATGA
- the LOC100281825 gene encoding Chitinase 11 precursor yields MWTRALATVLFVAGAALLGVGVGGASAQQGVWSIITRPMFQSMLSHRGDSGCQGAFYTYDAFIEAASKFPGFGTTGDEQTRRRELAAFFGQTSHETTGGWATAPGGPFAWGYCRVKEQNPTDPPYYGRGPIQLTHEYNYRLAGQALNLNLVGNPDLVASDPVVAFKTAIWFWMTPQSPKPSCHAVMTGAWTPSATDRAAGRLPGYGLTSNIINGGLECGKGQSTDGAKDRVGYYKRYCDMLRVGYGDNVPCKDQKPYGG; encoded by the exons ATGTGGACGAGGGCTTTAGCGACGGTGCTGTTCGTGGCAGGCGCCGCGCTGctcggcgtcggcgtcggcggcGCCAGCGCGCAGCAGGGCGTGTGGAGCATCATCACTCGTCCCATGTTCCAGAGCATGCTGAGCCACCGCGGCGATAGCGGGTGCCAGGGCGCCTTCTACACCTACGACGCCTTCATCGAGGCCGCCAGCAAGTTCCCCGGCTTCGGCACCACCGGCGACGAGCAGACGCGCAGGCGGGAGCTCGCCGCCTTCTTCGGCCAGACGTCCCACGAAACCACCG GTGGATGGGCGACTGCTCCGGGTGGACCGTTTGCCTGGGGATACTGCCGGGTGAAGGAACAGAACCCGACGGACCCACCCTACTATGGACGAGGACCCATACAGCTAACTCA TGAGTACAACTACAGGCTCGCCGGGCAAGCGCTGAACCTGAACCTGGTGGGCAACCCGGACCTGGTGGCGAGCGACCCCGTGGTAGCCTTCAAGACGGCCATCTGGTTCTGGATGACGCCGCAGTCGCCCAAGCCGTCGTGCCACGCCGTGATGACCGGCGCCTGGACGCCGTCCGCCACCGACCGCGCCGCCGGGAGGCTCCCCGGATATGGCCTCACCTCGAACATCATCAACGGCGGGCTAGAGTGCGGCAAGGGCCAGTCCACCGACGGCGCCAAGGACCGGGTCGGCTACTACAAGAGGTACTGCGATATGCTCCGGGTGGGGTACGGGGACAACGTGCCCTGCAAGGACCAGAAGCCTTACGGAGGATGA